Proteins from a single region of Nakamurella deserti:
- a CDS encoding protein adenylyltransferase SelO, with amino-acid sequence MSVLSVQDLVLHRDFAAAFPELSMPWTAETAPDPALLVLNEPLAAELGLDPAALRTPDGVRLLIGNTVPPGATPVAQAYAGHQFGGYSPRLGDGRALLLGEITAVDGTRRDLHLKGSGRTPFSRGGDGRAVVGPMLREYVVSEAMHALGIPTTRSLAVVATGRAVQREEVLPGAVLTRVASSHLRVGSFQYARGTGDVALLRRLADAAIRRHHPAAADADNPYLALFEAVRDVQASLIARWMLVGFVHGVMNTDNMTLSGETIDYGPCAFLDAFDPTASFSSIDTGGRYAYRNQPVIAEWNLARFAESLLPLIDDDADAAVERAVASLGVFRERYSVAWSAGVRAKLGLAGALPEGATAPVVDELFRSLEQSRVDHTRFFRRLSGAVRGDAEPVRELFVDLAGFDAWLERWRALNPDPELMDRTNPAYIPRNHLVEEALDAATGGDLGPLGPLLDAVTRPFDERPGLERYAAPAPAEFSAGFRTFCGT; translated from the coding sequence ATGAGCGTCCTCTCGGTCCAGGACCTGGTGCTGCACCGCGACTTCGCCGCCGCGTTCCCCGAGCTGTCGATGCCGTGGACGGCCGAGACCGCACCCGATCCGGCGCTGCTGGTGCTCAACGAGCCGCTGGCCGCCGAGCTCGGGCTCGACCCGGCGGCGCTGCGCACCCCGGACGGGGTCCGGCTGCTGATCGGCAACACCGTGCCGCCGGGGGCGACCCCGGTGGCGCAGGCCTACGCCGGCCACCAGTTCGGCGGCTACTCGCCGCGCCTCGGTGACGGTCGGGCACTGCTGCTCGGGGAGATCACCGCGGTCGACGGCACGCGGCGCGATCTGCACCTCAAGGGCTCCGGACGGACGCCGTTCTCCCGCGGCGGCGACGGCCGGGCCGTCGTCGGTCCGATGCTGCGGGAGTACGTCGTCAGCGAGGCGATGCACGCCCTCGGGATCCCGACCACCCGGTCGCTGGCGGTGGTGGCCACCGGCCGGGCGGTGCAGCGCGAGGAGGTGCTGCCCGGCGCCGTCCTCACCCGGGTGGCGTCCAGCCACCTGCGGGTCGGCAGCTTCCAGTACGCCCGCGGCACCGGCGACGTGGCCCTGCTCCGGCGGCTGGCCGACGCCGCGATCCGCCGTCATCACCCGGCCGCGGCCGACGCGGACAACCCCTATCTGGCCCTGTTCGAGGCGGTACGCGACGTCCAGGCGTCGCTCATCGCCCGCTGGATGCTGGTCGGCTTCGTGCACGGCGTGATGAACACCGACAACATGACCCTCTCGGGCGAGACGATCGACTACGGCCCGTGCGCCTTCCTGGACGCCTTCGACCCGACGGCCAGTTTCAGCTCGATCGACACCGGAGGCCGCTACGCCTACCGCAACCAGCCGGTCATCGCCGAGTGGAACCTGGCCCGGTTCGCGGAGTCGCTGCTGCCGCTCATCGACGACGACGCCGACGCCGCGGTCGAACGGGCGGTCGCGTCACTGGGCGTGTTCCGCGAGCGGTACAGCGTCGCCTGGTCGGCGGGCGTGCGGGCCAAGCTCGGGCTGGCCGGCGCGCTGCCCGAGGGTGCGACCGCGCCGGTCGTGGACGAGCTGTTCCGCTCCCTCGAGCAGAGCCGTGTCGACCACACCCGGTTCTTCCGGCGGCTGTCGGGGGCCGTCCGGGGTGACGCGGAGCCGGTGCGCGAGCTGTTCGTCGACCTCGCCGGCTTCGACGCCTGGCTCGAGCGGTGGCGGGCCCTGAACCCCGACCCGGAGCTGATGGACCGCACCAACCCGGCGTACATCCCGCGCAACCACCTCGTCGAGGAGGCGCTCGACGCCGCGACCGGCGGCGACCTCGGACCGCTCGGGCCGTTGCTGGACGCGGTGACCCGGCCTTTCGACGAGCGGCCCGGACTCGAGCGGTACGCCGCGCCGGCGCCGGCGGAGTTCAGCGCCGGATTCCGGACGTTCTGCGGCACCTGA
- a CDS encoding DeoR/GlpR family DNA-binding transcription regulator codes for MLAPQRQARILEELHRTGGVRVSNLTEILGVSDMTIRRDLDVMARKGLLSKVHGGATVVDTASADEPGFEAKSVRETAEKQAIAARAASLVRPGMAIAITAGTTTWTLATHLAAIANLTVVTNSLKVAEVLHGQGRRDLTVVLTGGIRTPSDGLVGPIAVHAIRSLHVDMTIMGVHGIDERAGLTTPNLLEAETNRAFVDSARRLVVIADNTKWGVVGLSQIAPLESVSTLVTDDKLPHSAVSQLRDRVGEVICVSKESSLYLSEAAVY; via the coding sequence GTGCTCGCACCGCAACGCCAGGCCAGGATCCTGGAGGAACTGCACCGCACCGGAGGGGTGCGGGTGTCCAACCTGACCGAGATCCTGGGTGTTTCCGACATGACGATCCGGCGCGATCTGGACGTCATGGCCCGCAAGGGCCTGCTGTCGAAGGTGCACGGCGGCGCGACCGTGGTCGACACGGCCTCCGCCGACGAGCCGGGCTTCGAGGCCAAGAGCGTCCGGGAGACCGCGGAGAAGCAGGCCATCGCGGCCCGGGCGGCGTCGCTGGTACGGCCGGGCATGGCCATCGCGATCACCGCGGGCACCACCACGTGGACGCTGGCCACCCACCTGGCCGCGATCGCCAACCTCACCGTGGTGACCAACTCCCTCAAGGTCGCCGAGGTCCTGCACGGGCAGGGCCGGCGCGACCTGACCGTGGTGCTCACCGGCGGCATCCGCACCCCCTCCGACGGGCTCGTCGGACCGATCGCGGTGCACGCGATCCGTTCGCTGCACGTGGACATGACGATCATGGGGGTGCACGGCATCGACGAGCGGGCCGGCCTGACCACGCCCAACCTGCTGGAGGCCGAGACCAACCGGGCCTTCGTCGACTCGGCGCGCCGCCTCGTCGTGATCGCCGACAACACCAAGTGGGGTGTGGTCGGCCTGTCCCAGATCGCGCCGCTGGAGTCGGTGAGCACCCTCGTCACCGACGACAAACTCCCCCATTCCGCGGTCTCGCAGCTGCGCGACCGCGTCGGCGAGGTCATCTGCGTGTCGAAGGAGAG
- the ilvA gene encoding threonine ammonia-lyase IlvA, with product MTAEDVDRAARLLETVVVRTPLQRSERLSAMTGAEIWLKREDLQVVRSYKLRGAFNLMSGLSQDERDAGVVCASAGNHAQGFAFACRTLGIFGRIYLPRSTPRQKRDRIRFHGGDWVELVLIGATYDDAAAAAKADAAQSGATMVAPFDDPRTIAGQGTVAREVLDQLGAAPDVVVMPVGGGGLAAGMVTYLRAHAPDAELIGVEPAGAASMTAALRAGEPVTLAAIDPFVDGAAVRRVGDVTFPIVAAGGTRVLTVEEGAICTEMLALYQTEGIIAEPAGALASAALGTASDPGVVVVRPGSTVVCVVSGGNNDVSRYGEILERSLVHDGLKHYFLVNFPQEPGALRRFLDGVLGPDDDVSLFEYVKRNNRETGPALVGIELGSADGLPSLLRRMADSPLEIEKLDPGSPTFRFLT from the coding sequence GTGACCGCCGAGGACGTCGACCGGGCGGCGCGGCTGCTCGAGACGGTGGTCGTGCGGACCCCGCTGCAGCGCAGCGAGCGGCTGTCGGCGATGACCGGCGCCGAGATCTGGCTCAAGCGCGAGGACCTGCAGGTGGTCCGCTCGTACAAGCTGCGGGGCGCGTTCAACCTGATGAGCGGGCTCAGCCAGGACGAACGTGATGCCGGGGTGGTGTGCGCCAGCGCCGGCAACCACGCCCAGGGCTTCGCCTTCGCCTGCCGGACGCTGGGCATCTTCGGCCGGATCTACCTGCCCCGCAGCACCCCACGGCAGAAGCGTGACCGGATCCGCTTCCACGGCGGCGACTGGGTCGAGCTGGTGCTCATCGGGGCCACCTACGACGATGCCGCGGCCGCCGCGAAGGCCGACGCCGCGCAGAGCGGGGCCACGATGGTCGCCCCCTTCGACGATCCGCGGACCATCGCCGGGCAGGGCACCGTGGCCCGCGAGGTGCTCGACCAGCTCGGTGCCGCGCCGGACGTGGTCGTGATGCCCGTCGGCGGCGGTGGTCTGGCCGCCGGGATGGTGACCTACCTGCGTGCGCACGCCCCCGACGCGGAGCTGATCGGCGTCGAGCCGGCCGGGGCGGCGTCGATGACGGCCGCGCTACGGGCGGGGGAGCCGGTCACGCTGGCCGCCATCGACCCGTTCGTCGACGGCGCCGCCGTGCGCCGCGTCGGCGACGTCACCTTTCCCATCGTGGCGGCCGGCGGGACCCGGGTGCTGACCGTCGAGGAAGGCGCCATCTGCACCGAGATGCTGGCCCTGTACCAGACGGAGGGAATCATCGCCGAGCCCGCGGGAGCGCTGGCCAGCGCCGCTCTCGGTACCGCCAGCGACCCCGGAGTGGTCGTGGTCCGCCCCGGCAGCACGGTGGTCTGCGTGGTGTCCGGCGGCAACAACGACGTCTCCCGGTACGGCGAGATCCTCGAGCGCTCCCTGGTGCACGACGGACTCAAGCACTACTTCCTGGTGAACTTCCCCCAGGAGCCGGGCGCGCTGCGGCGCTTCCTCGACGGCGTGCTGGGTCCCGACGACGACGTGTCGCTGTTCGAGTACGTCAAGCGCAACAACCGCGAGACCGGTCCGGCACTGGTCGGGATCGAGCTCGGCTCGGCCGACGGACTGCCCTCGCTGCTGCGGCGGATGGCCGACAGTCCGCTGGAGATCGAGAAATTGGATCCCGGGTCCCCGACCTTCCGCTTCCTGACCTGA